One window from the genome of Brienomyrus brachyistius isolate T26 unplaced genomic scaffold, BBRACH_0.4 scaffold1099, whole genome shotgun sequence encodes:
- the LOC125730264 gene encoding collagen alpha-1(XXIII) chain-like gives MMASAAKYKEESEPRNSLAWQSCCFAGILPTAACFVLSVSSISLGLLLSSRTSHLEHRVKVLEAQKSSLFLDAASELGADGTVLTLRDAIEKLLQERLDALMPKLRSARDVPQDCSCPPGDDKRSA, from the exons ATGATGGCTTCTGCGGCAAAGTATAAAGAGGAAAGCGAGCCTCGGAATAGTCTTGCGTGGCAGAGCTGTTGCTTTGCAGGGATTCTGCCGACAGCCGCCTGTTTCGTGCTGTCTGTGAGCTCAATATCTCTGGGGCTTCTGCTGAGCTCCAGAACGTCCCATCTGGAGCATCGTGTGAAGGTACTGGAAGCCCAGAAGAGCTCCCTATTCCTGGATGCAGCTTCTGAGTTAGGGGCAGATGGAACCGTACTTACACTTCGGGATGCGATTGAAAAGCTCCTGCAAGAG AGACTGGACGCCTTGATGCCTAAACTCCGCTCAGCGAGGGATGTGCCGCAGGACTGTTCTTGCCCGCCAG